The genomic region CTTGAAATCCGGTAAGCTGGTTCAGCTCTGAGCGCAGGTGTTCGGTAATATCCTCGGCGCATTCGCCGCCGCATAAAACCAGCATGAGGTAGGATCGAAACAAATCACTGTAGGAATACTGTGCCTTAACTCCCCGAATGCCAAGCGTTTGGTCTATGGTGTCGTAAATAGAGGCCTCCCGGATAATTTTGTCTGCAAAATTTATTCCGCCAAAAGAGTTGATGGTGTCGCTAGAATATGTAATTTTCATCCGCTACGATGTTTTCACCTAAGTAGGTGAAAATATTTTAATCGGGAAAGCCTTGTGATGATTATTATTACAGGGGTTCCCGATTATTTTTACTCTTATGTTGCGGATTTAAGGTATAAAAATTTGCTTGAGAAATAATTTTTTAGTTATTTTACCTTTCAGTTGAAGAAATATTGGGGAATTTTTATGAGAAGGTTATTAATACTTCTAATTGTTGTTTCAAATCCTTTGTTGGGGCTTTTTGCCCAACAAGCGCCCCAATTTAGCCATAATATGTTTAACCAAATGACCATAAACCCAGGCTATGCAGGCAGTTCCGATTTGATTTGCGCCTCCGCAATCAATCGCCAGCAATGGGTTGGTTTCGAAGGAGCACCAGCAACCACGGTGGTGAATGTTAACTCTCCCTTTCGGCTGTTTGGTAAATCGCATGGAGCCGGAATTACAGTATATAACGACAAATACGCGTTTAACAACGATATAGACATTAACGTGAGCTATGCTTACCGAATGAGTTTAGCTAGCGGGCAATTAGGAATAGGCATCTCGGGGGGATTCATAAATGCATCACTCGATCCAAAATGGGTATATCCTGAAGATATTGCTGTAACTGGCCCAGATCCCAATATTCCCCAGTCAAAGGAGAGCGTTATGAGTTTGGATCTAGGTTTTGGCCTTTTTTACAAAACGGATAGGATGTATTTTGGCCTATCGTCACAGCATTTAAACGAGCCTGTCATCAACAAATCGGCCAATGCGTCAACTCTTAAACGCCACTATTACCTTACAAGCGGATACAACTTGGCTTTACCAAATCCATCATTTGAAATCATTCCAAGCATCTTTTTGGTAACCGAAGGGGCTAGTTCCTCGTTAACAGTGAATACAAATGTTCTCTACAATAAACGGATATGGGGTGGCGTTTCTTACAGACTTAACGATGCTATCATCGGTATGTTTGGTATAGAACTGTTTAATGGTGTAAGAATTGGATATGCTTACGATTATTCTTTGTCTGATTTAAGTGGTTATAACGATGGCACTCACGAGTTTATGGTGAGTTACTGCTTTTCTTTGAAAAAAGAAAAACCACCACAGAGGTACAAGAGTATAAGATTTTTGTAATTTGCGATAACTTTTTAACCGAATATTTTGTCTATTTGCTCATAAATAACCGACTATGAAAAGAGTATTTGTTCTGAGTCTCTTAGCGGCAATAATCACAGGTTGCGGCCCCAATACAAGTGGCGAATTGGTAGGTGTAGGGGGGCGGAGAAGTTACGGAGAAGCTCCTCCATTTGGGATGGTTTTTATTCCACAGGGTTCCTATAATATGGGCGCTAGCGATCAAGATCTCGCTTGGTCCGTAACAGCACCGTCTAAAACCGTTTCTGTCGATGCATTTTGGATGGATCAAACCGAAATCACCAATAACGAATATCGCCAATTCGTTCAATACGTAACCGATTCCATTTCCCGTCGCCTTTTAGCAGAACAAATAGACGATTATGCTATAGCAGAGGACGAATTCGGTAACGAGATTGACCCACCAGTTCTAAACTGGGAGACACCTATTGATTCCAAAGATGAAGAGCAAGCCTCAATATTAGACTCGATGTACTACAACGTGCAGGAGCGCTTCTATCGTCGAAAAGAAATTGATACCCGTAAACTACAATACGAATACTTTTGGATAGACCTTCAACAAGCAGCAAATCCTCGTAACCGATATAACTACGAAGAGAAACGCTACTCTGGAAATATTGTGAATGTAATGGGCGAAGAGGTGCCAATTACAGACCGCTCATCATTCATAATCCGCGATGTTATTAACGTATATCCGGATACGCTCTGCTGGATTAGTGATTTTACTTACTCCTACAACGAACCATACACCTCCACCTATTTCTGGCATCCAAGTTTTGATGACTACCCAGTGGTAGGAGTATCGTGGAAACAAGCAACTGCCTTTACAATCTGGCGTTCTCAAACCCTGAGCAACCAACTTATAAAAAATGGTGAGTCGATGGTTAATGACTACCGACTTCCAACTGAAAGTGAATGGGAATATGCTGCCAGAGGTGGTCTTGACTTAAACAAATACCCATGGGGCGGTCCGTATACCCGAAACATGACCGGATGCTTCTTGGCCAATTTCAAACCTTTACGCGGTAACTACATCGATGATGGCGGTTTAAATACTGTTCCTATTATGAGTTACGAACCAAACGATTATGGGCTTTATGATATGGCTGGCAACGTTGCCGAATGGACATCAAATGCTTTTGATGACGCAGCATACATGTTTACCCATGATATGAACCCAGATTACAAGTATAATGCTAAACCCAATGACCCTCCAGCTCTTAAACGAAAAGTTATTCGTGGCGGATCCTGGAAGGATATAGGATATTTCTTGCAGAACGGAACTAGAACATTTGAATATCAGGACACTGCAAAACCATACATCGGTTTTCGTTGTGTAAGAAGTTATATGCCTGGAGGAAACTAGTAACTTATTAAAAACTTCCACAATGGGATTCAATATTACTGAAATAGTACAAAGTGACAACTGGAAAAACTTCATGGCCAAGCTATATGGCTTGGGTGCATCAGTTGTTATTATCGGAGCATTATTCAAGTTAATGCACTGGAAATTTGCATCTGCAGCTCTTATTATAGGTATGACTACAGAGGCATTCATCTTCTTCTTCTCCGCTTTTGAGCCACCTCACGAGGAGGTGGATTGGACATTAGTATATCCAGAATTGACTGGAATCTCAGATGAGGACGAACTGAAGAGGTATCGCACTGCACGTAATGGTGGCATGGATAGTGAATCTATTCAAGAGATCATTGCTGGGGTAATTGCAGCCACTGGAGGTGTTCAACAACCGATCGCATCCACAGCCACACTAACGGCCCCTGTTACTATGGGTGGATCAGGTAACTCTGGTGCTCTTGTCTTTACAGAAAAATTCAACCAAATGCTTGAAAAAGCAGATATTGGTCCTGAACTTTTTGATAAAGTGGGCAAAGGACTTGCGAAACTCAGCCAAACCACCGAAAAGCTCTCAGATATTTCAAATGCAGCGGCTGCTTCGAACGAGTTTACCGAGAAAATGAAGAGTGCAGCAGGTTCAGTAGGAGCATTTACACAAAAATACGAGCAGTCATCACAAGTTCTTGGCGAATCCATCAATCTGGCTTCGGAAAGTTACCAGAAGACAGCTGGTGTTGTTGCTCAAGCAGGAGATAAATTCCATGAGGGCATGAGTCAAACTGGCTCCAACCTAAAAGGACAAATTGATGCTGCGGGTAAACAATTGAATGAGATCATTACCGCTGCAGCACAAAAAGTTGCCTCGGATGTTTCTGGTTCTGCTACCGATTTGGTAAAGAGTTATGGAGATATCACTAGCCAAATAAAGATCGACAGCACTGCTGTATCTAACATTAATCAGACCTATGTTCAGCAACTTCAAGGTTTAAACAAGCACTTGGAATCGCTAAATCAGGTCCATGAACAGCAAATCAACCAATCGGATAAATATCTGAAAGAATCAGGGAATTTATATACTGGTGTTGAGAAGATGGTTGCTGATCTTCAGAAATCAATCGAAGAGGTACAGCATTTACGTCAAGGAGTTACAACACTAAATCAAAATATCGATTCGTTGAATTCAGTTTATGGCAATATGCTATCAGCTATGAACGTAATGTCGAATAATTAACGAATCTTACTGTTAAGGGAATTAAACTATGGGGCACGGAAAAGAAACACCAAGGCAAAAGATGATAGGTATGATGTACCTAGTTCTTACTGCCATGCTTGCACTCAACGTTTCGGCCGAGGTACTGGAAGCATTCGTATTAGTTGACCAAGGCCTTATTCAGACTTCTCATAGTTTCGCCTCAAAGAACAGTAGCGCGTATAATGAATTCTCAATGGCGGAGAAACTTAACGAAACGAAAGTTAAGCCATGGAGAATGAAAGCCGACGAGATTAGAAAGAAGACTGAAGAAATCAACAAGTATATAGTTAGCCTAAAAGTTCGCTGCGTTCGACAAGCGGATGGCGAAGAGGCCGAAGCTGTTGTTAAAGATAAGAATGGCAGCGAAGAGGTTGAAGGCGAAAAATTACTAAATAAGTCTGACACCGATGCTGGCAGTAGAATCCTTCTTGGCGCTGATAAAAACGGGGAAGCTTATGAGTTAAGAAAAAAACTCGCAACCTATCGGGATTTTCTTCTGAGCATCGTGGAAGATAAGAAGGCATACGAACCGCTGGTAACTACCATTGAAAACCTTTTAGATACAAAAGATCCAAAAGACAAAGGGGATGGAACTCCAAGAACCTGGGAAACAGGCCGATTCGAAAGTGTTCCAGTTGCAGCCATCTTGCCCATCTTGACGAAAATGCAACTCGATGTTCTAAATTGTGAGGCAGAAATTATTAACTATCTGCTTTCGCAAATTGATGCTGGATCGTTTAAATTCAACAAGTTGCAGGCGATTGTTATTGCTAATTCCGATTATGTTTTGCAAGGTAGCAAATACGAAGCCAAGATATTCCTCGCTGCTTCCGACTCTACCCAAGACCCTGAAATATTCATTGGCGGTTACGACGAGAAAAGAACGGCATCGGGAGAATTAGAATACGAAATGCGGGGTGCTGGTCAAAAAGTAGATGTTAAAAGCGGCATAGGATCATATTCGGTCAGTGGGAGTAAACCCGGAATAGTAAACTGGGGTGGTCTCTTACAGATTAAGTCGCCTAGCGGTCAACTCGTGAAACGTCCATTTAAAGTAACATATCAGGTTGCCGTTCCTTCAGCAGTTGTTTCTCCTAGTAAGATGAACGTACTATACCGAGGTGTTGATAATCCAATCGACGTTTCAGCCTCCGGAGTATCGGCAGACAAACTGGTAATCAAAGTAGAGAACGGATCATACAAGAGGACTGCAAAGGGCTACATTGTTCAGCCTGGGCAAGGAAAACTTACCGATATTACCGTATTTGCTGAAATAGATAAATCACAGAAGTTTCTTGGCAAAATCAATTTTCGGGTTAAAAATGTTCCCGATCCACTTGTTAGGATTCAAGGAATAACCGGAAAATCAGTGGATAAAGTTTTTGCTGCAGGGGCCGACGGTGTGAAGGCAGAAATGCCACCCGATTTTGATTTCGATATTTCCTATATCGTTAAGAGTTTTACATTTTCACTAAACTCCGATGGATATGAGAACAGTATTTCAAACGATGGATGGCGGTTCAACGACAAAGCAAAGAACATGCTTTCCCGCTTAAAAGCTGGGAATAAAATCACCATTGAAGATATCAAGATCATTGGCCCTGATGGCACGGTAAGAGATTATCCATATCAGTTAAATGTTAAAATTAAATAACACGACTATGAGAAGGTGTTTGCATTATTTAGTGGGCATAATTTCCTTGGCTTCTCTAGGCCTTTCAGCAAATTCCCAGCCTATCAAAAAAGAGAGTTTGGTTAAGGATGGCATCTATGTAAAGGAGACCATTAAGGAACGCGAACCAGTCCCCTATCCTTCTCTTAGAGAGGGTGACGTGATGTGGAGCAAACGTATTTGGCGAGTTATAGATCTCCGAGAAAAATTAAATCTCCCCCTATACTTCCCTACAGAAGAGATGCAAGATAGGAAGAGTCTTATTCAAACTCTTTACTCTGCAATCAATAAGGGCGAACTTACTGCCTACGACGGAGAAGATGACGAGTTTACTTCTACTATTTCCCCTACCGAGTGCGAAGGCAAAATTGGCGGAGGAATGGTTCAGATTGGACAAAACGAGGACGGTTCTCCTAAGATGCAATATTCCGATCCTAAGTGGGGCGAAATAAAAGAACTACTAGTGAAAGAAGAGTGGTATTTTGATAAGAAGTATTCCACGATGCAGTGCAGAATTATTGGTATCTGTCCTATTCGCGTTTACTTAAAAACCACCACTACCGCTGACCAGGCTCAGGATGACGTCGCCGAAGGTGAAATTACCAAGGTGAAAACATTCTGGATCTATTTCCCGGAGGTAAGAAAAGTTTTAGCTAATACTAGCGTTTATTCGGAGCACAATGATGCTCAACGGATTTCGTTTGACGACCTTTTCTTTCTACGCAGATTTGCCTCCTATATTATTCGAGAGGGTAACGTTTACAACAATAGGACAATCAGCACATACACACTTGGAGGTATTCCAAACATGGTAGAATCTGATAGGATAAGAGAGGATATTTTCAACGAAGAACACGATCTTTGGGAGTTCTAGCCTAACAGTTATCACATAAAAAAGCCACCCATAAGGTGGCTTTTACTTTTTAACGAAGTAAAGAGCATTATGTATATTGCTCTCCCTTCTCGATAAGAATATCACTTACAAAAGTCTTTATCTCCTGCTCGTCCGATTTCTTGCACACTAATAGAATATCATCCGATTCTACCACGATATAGTCTTCAAGCCCTTGAAGAACAACTAACTTATTGTCAGGAACTCGAACAACGCAATTCTTCAATCCGTAGGGCATAACGTTTGCTCCACCAATTGTGTTGCCATCTTTATCGAGATTGGAGTTAAGGTATAGCGAACCCCAAGTGCCTAAGTCGGACCAGCCAAAATCGGCAAGGATCACAAAAACATTACTCGCCTTCTCGAGAATACCATAATCAACAGAGATGCTTTTACACTCCGAATAGACCTGCCGAATAAATGCTTCTTCTCTATCAGTATTGTAAAGCCCAACACCATCGCCGAACAGTTTGTCAACTTCCGGTAGAAACTCGGCAAAGTTATCCATAATGGTCTTGAGCGACCAAATGAATATTCCCGAATTCCAATGAAATTCGCCACTTTGGAGAAATATCTTAGCCATCTCGAGATTCGGTTTCTCAGTAAATGTCTTCACCCTCCGAATCCCCACTACTGGAGCCGATACCGAACTGTTAATTTGAATATAGCCATAACCCGTTTCAGGACGATTTGGTTTGATACCAATGGTTGTTATGGCACTATTAGACTCCGCAAATTGAAGCCCCTTAAGAATGATTTGGTGGAACTCAACCTCATTCATGATTAGATGATCGGATGGAGCCACAACCACAACCGCATCCGCATTTCGTTGCAATATTTTATAGTTGGCATATGCTACACATGGAGCCGTATTTCGTCGGAAGGGCTCAAGTAGGATTTGGGAAGGATCAATCTGTGGCAATTGTTCCAGAACAAGATCCTTATAAATAGCACTGGTGACAATCATTATATTTTCAGCCGGAATTATTTTGGCAAAACGATCAAAGGTCTGCTGCAGAAAGGTTTTCCCGGTTCCGAGAATATCTAAAAACTGTTTGGGCTTTGCATTTCGGCTCAGCGGCCAAAACCGGCTTCCAACCCCTCCAGCCATTATAATACAATAGTGGTTCTTGTTCATAGTTGTATTTTTCTCAAAGTTATGAAAAGAAATTCACGTGTTCATATCAAAATGTTTAATAGAAGGAATTTTCTACCTTTACAAAAAAAAACGATGGGCCTGTTGCGAGTTTTAGGTGACTATTTTCTTCTGCTTCGAAGGGTTTTTTCGCGTCCTCAAAAAGGAAAGTTATACTACAAGTTAATTTTACGGGAGATTGATTCATTAGGTGTGAACTCTATTGGAATTGTTGCCGTTATCTCTGCATTTATGGGTGCCGTATTCACCTTGCAATTAGCTTATAATGCCAACAATCCTTTTGTTCCTAACTTCCTGATAGGGTTAGCTGCCCGTGATTCCATATTACTGGAATTCTCCTCTACCATTGTGGGGTTAATCTTAGCCGGCAAGGTTGGTTCGAATATTGCCTCCGAAATAGGTTCAATGCGAGTTTCGGAACAGATAGATGCCATGGAGATTATGGGCGTAAACTCCGCCAGTTACCTTATTCTTCCTAAGATTGTTGCAACAGTACTTTTTAATCCATTCCTTACGATCCTTAGCA from Williamwhitmania taraxaci harbors:
- the porK gene encoding T9SS ring complex lipoprotein PorK/GldK, translated to MKRVFVLSLLAAIITGCGPNTSGELVGVGGRRSYGEAPPFGMVFIPQGSYNMGASDQDLAWSVTAPSKTVSVDAFWMDQTEITNNEYRQFVQYVTDSISRRLLAEQIDDYAIAEDEFGNEIDPPVLNWETPIDSKDEEQASILDSMYYNVQERFYRRKEIDTRKLQYEYFWIDLQQAANPRNRYNYEEKRYSGNIVNVMGEEVPITDRSSFIIRDVINVYPDTLCWISDFTYSYNEPYTSTYFWHPSFDDYPVVGVSWKQATAFTIWRSQTLSNQLIKNGESMVNDYRLPTESEWEYAARGGLDLNKYPWGGPYTRNMTGCFLANFKPLRGNYIDDGGLNTVPIMSYEPNDYGLYDMAGNVAEWTSNAFDDAAYMFTHDMNPDYKYNAKPNDPPALKRKVIRGGSWKDIGYFLQNGTRTFEYQDTAKPYIGFRCVRSYMPGGN
- the porN gene encoding type IX secretion system ring subunit PorN/GldN, producing MRRCLHYLVGIISLASLGLSANSQPIKKESLVKDGIYVKETIKEREPVPYPSLREGDVMWSKRIWRVIDLREKLNLPLYFPTEEMQDRKSLIQTLYSAINKGELTAYDGEDDEFTSTISPTECEGKIGGGMVQIGQNEDGSPKMQYSDPKWGEIKELLVKEEWYFDKKYSTMQCRIIGICPIRVYLKTTTTADQAQDDVAEGEITKVKTFWIYFPEVRKVLANTSVYSEHNDAQRISFDDLFFLRRFASYIIREGNVYNNRTISTYTLGGIPNMVESDRIREDIFNEEHDLWEF
- a CDS encoding mannose-1-phosphate guanylyltransferase, coding for MNKNHYCIIMAGGVGSRFWPLSRNAKPKQFLDILGTGKTFLQQTFDRFAKIIPAENIMIVTSAIYKDLVLEQLPQIDPSQILLEPFRRNTAPCVAYANYKILQRNADAVVVVAPSDHLIMNEVEFHQIILKGLQFAESNSAITTIGIKPNRPETGYGYIQINSSVSAPVVGIRRVKTFTEKPNLEMAKIFLQSGEFHWNSGIFIWSLKTIMDNFAEFLPEVDKLFGDGVGLYNTDREEAFIRQVYSECKSISVDYGILEKASNVFVILADFGWSDLGTWGSLYLNSNLDKDGNTIGGANVMPYGLKNCVVRVPDNKLVVLQGLEDYIVVESDDILLVCKKSDEQEIKTFVSDILIEKGEQYT
- a CDS encoding PorP/SprF family type IX secretion system membrane protein, with product MRRLLILLIVVSNPLLGLFAQQAPQFSHNMFNQMTINPGYAGSSDLICASAINRQQWVGFEGAPATTVVNVNSPFRLFGKSHGAGITVYNDKYAFNNDIDINVSYAYRMSLASGQLGIGISGGFINASLDPKWVYPEDIAVTGPDPNIPQSKESVMSLDLGFGLFYKTDRMYFGLSSQHLNEPVINKSANASTLKRHYYLTSGYNLALPNPSFEIIPSIFLVTEGASSSLTVNTNVLYNKRIWGGVSYRLNDAIIGMFGIELFNGVRIGYAYDYSLSDLSGYNDGTHEFMVSYCFSLKKEKPPQRYKSIRFL
- the porL gene encoding type IX secretion system motor protein PorL/GldL, which encodes MGFNITEIVQSDNWKNFMAKLYGLGASVVIIGALFKLMHWKFASAALIIGMTTEAFIFFFSAFEPPHEEVDWTLVYPELTGISDEDELKRYRTARNGGMDSESIQEIIAGVIAATGGVQQPIASTATLTAPVTMGGSGNSGALVFTEKFNQMLEKADIGPELFDKVGKGLAKLSQTTEKLSDISNAAAASNEFTEKMKSAAGSVGAFTQKYEQSSQVLGESINLASESYQKTAGVVAQAGDKFHEGMSQTGSNLKGQIDAAGKQLNEIITAAAQKVASDVSGSATDLVKSYGDITSQIKIDSTAVSNINQTYVQQLQGLNKHLESLNQVHEQQINQSDKYLKESGNLYTGVEKMVADLQKSIEEVQHLRQGVTTLNQNIDSLNSVYGNMLSAMNVMSNN
- the porM gene encoding type IX secretion system motor protein PorM/GldM — its product is MGHGKETPRQKMIGMMYLVLTAMLALNVSAEVLEAFVLVDQGLIQTSHSFASKNSSAYNEFSMAEKLNETKVKPWRMKADEIRKKTEEINKYIVSLKVRCVRQADGEEAEAVVKDKNGSEEVEGEKLLNKSDTDAGSRILLGADKNGEAYELRKKLATYRDFLLSIVEDKKAYEPLVTTIENLLDTKDPKDKGDGTPRTWETGRFESVPVAAILPILTKMQLDVLNCEAEIINYLLSQIDAGSFKFNKLQAIVIANSDYVLQGSKYEAKIFLAASDSTQDPEIFIGGYDEKRTASGELEYEMRGAGQKVDVKSGIGSYSVSGSKPGIVNWGGLLQIKSPSGQLVKRPFKVTYQVAVPSAVVSPSKMNVLYRGVDNPIDVSASGVSADKLVIKVENGSYKRTAKGYIVQPGQGKLTDITVFAEIDKSQKFLGKINFRVKNVPDPLVRIQGITGKSVDKVFAAGADGVKAEMPPDFDFDISYIVKSFTFSLNSDGYENSISNDGWRFNDKAKNMLSRLKAGNKITIEDIKIIGPDGTVRDYPYQLNVKIK
- a CDS encoding MlaE family ABC transporter permease, whose amino-acid sequence is MGLLRVLGDYFLLLRRVFSRPQKGKLYYKLILREIDSLGVNSIGIVAVISAFMGAVFTLQLAYNANNPFVPNFLIGLAARDSILLEFSSTIVGLILAGKVGSNIASEIGSMRVSEQIDAMEIMGVNSASYLILPKIVATVLFNPFLTILSIFVGIFGGWLVGVFTGVLTTQNYIEGIQHTFVPFYVTYALVKTVVFAFLITSISSYYGYTVKGGSIEVGRSSTKAVVVSSITILLFNLILTQLLLK